A region from the Nitrososphaerota archaeon genome encodes:
- a CDS encoding radical SAM protein, producing MSIINLFDPWKSKLCSCPIKYSFSPYTGCPHNCLYCYASSYIPNFFMCRPKKDIVKKLMNNIKKIDKKIYISIANSSDPYPPLEKELKLTRECLNLLINNGFKILLITKSDIVKRDIDILSKAKVCVSFSITTLDENKAKKLEPNAPLPKERLNAAQKLIENDIPVSIRLDPIIPLINDDEIENLIKEISDIGVKHVTSSTYKARVDNWRRMSKVFPEEMKKLEKLYFKDGERISNSYYLPKEIRYKIMKKVKNACDKYGITFASCREGFYELNTSKSCDGSHLIISI from the coding sequence ATGAGCATTATAAATTTATTCGATCCTTGGAAAAGTAAACTTTGTTCTTGCCCAATTAAATATTCGTTTTCACCTTATACAGGATGCCCTCATAACTGTTTATATTGTTATGCTTCAAGCTATATTCCAAATTTTTTTATGTGCAGACCTAAGAAAGATATAGTTAAAAAACTTATGAATAATATTAAAAAAATAGATAAGAAAATTTATATTTCAATAGCAAATAGTTCAGACCCTTATCCTCCTTTAGAAAAAGAATTAAAACTTACAAGGGAATGCTTAAATTTACTTATAAATAATGGATTTAAAATATTATTAATAACAAAATCAGATATAGTAAAAAGAGATATAGATATTTTATCAAAAGCAAAAGTTTGTGTTAGTTTTAGTATAACTACTTTAGATGAAAATAAAGCAAAAAAACTTGAGCCAAATGCTCCATTACCAAAAGAAAGATTAAATGCTGCACAAAAATTAATTGAAAATGATATCCCTGTAAGCATAAGATTAGATCCAATAATTCCATTAATAAATGATGATGAAATTGAAAATTTAATTAAAGAAATTTCTGATATTGGAGTAAAACATGTAACATCTAGTACTTATAAAGCTAGAGTAGATAATTGGAGAAGAATGAGTAAAGTTTTTCCTGAGGAAATGAAGAAATTAGAAAAGTTATATTTTAAAGATGGAGAAAGAATATCAAATTCTTATTATTTACCAAAAGAAATTAGATACAAAATTATGAAAAAAGTAAAAAATGCTTGTGATAAATATGGTATAACTTTTGCCTCTTGTAGAGAAGGGTTTTATGAATTAAATACGTCAAAAAGTTGCGATGGTTCGCATTTAATTATATCTATTTAA